GCGAAGATATCAATGCAAATTGACAGACTTTCATCAGCTATTGAAAGTAGGAGCACCGCCACATCTCTTGCAAAGGAGTTTGATCCTTGCaaggaaattataaaaacaatgAATAACAAATCGGAGATTGTACAAGAGAGAAGTTAATACTTTTTTATGCTCTctcattttgcagaaaataaagaTTATAAGCAAATTTTCATGAACTTATATGGTAATCATGTGATAGATTCACAAAACAGTCAACTCAAAAACAAGGAGAACAATGattaacataatatatatttattagaaatataGAATGACATACAATACTTCTCGACCAATGACATATGCTGCATTTGGGAACTACTTTCCCAAGGATCTTTGAGgggctaaaggcctttgggcaAAATATatagtgtttggcaaaaaattttgaatgtcCATTGCACAAATGCCAACCTTTtgaaggctaaaagcccaaggctgCCTTGGCTTTCTAGCATTCTCGGTAAGCTACAgtgcacttaaaaaaaaaaaaaaaaatcgttatTCCTTTCTTACCCTTCAAATTTTActaaaattccaattttgacccttttaaaataaaaaccctaaccTTCTACTCTTATTTTCCAAGCAAATATGCAATGCACGCcgcttcccttcccttcccttctaCTTTGTTCTTCTCGACTTCTCTTCAAATCTTGCTCTCGCCACTTCACAGCTTACCCCTCCGGTCGTCAAAGCTCGCATTTCCAATCGTTTGTCAAAGCTCGCCTCTCATATCGTTGAAACTTGCCTCTCTAATCAGTCACCGAAGCTCATCTATTCAGTCGCCGAAGCTTCAATGAATACTGTCTCCACCTAGGCTCTCGTCATCGCCATTGTGTTGCTTGCCATCGCCTAGGCCTAGTTCCACGGCTCGACTCCCGCGCCTTCTAGCGACGGTGAGcgcccgctctctctctctctctctctctctttgtgtcTCTTGCATTTGGTGAGACTGAGATTTGAAGTTGGGATGTGTGGCATtgttgattctttctttttcatgttgtgGTTTTTTTAGATGAGTGGATCGTGTTTCGTTTCTCTGGCAAGTCAGCCATtctttgatgaagaaatttgGAGAATGTTTCCCAATCCGTCCCTACATCTAAAAGTTATTATAGGTTTTCATTGTAAATGGCTTATCTGCTAGCAAATAGGCAAATTCAGAATGTGGGTGCTAGAATCGAGAGATTTTGAACTCAGTGAAAGCGCAATTCGATCACCGTGACATCGATATTATGCGAATTTCTACAAATTAGCTGAACTTTTCAGCATTAGGGCGAACAGCAAACAGGCTTGAAGGACTTCAGTGCATTGAGGGCTATGTCCAAAATCTAGAGGCCTGTGTTCTGATAGGCGGTGGCGAGTTCCGCCACACGATTACTATCTGCTTGCCCTATTTCGGGGATTCTCTGGAAGCGAATCAAGACATATGAATGGGATGACTATAATTTAAGCAGCCTTGGTTTTTGGTGGATCAGAATCAAGCAGCTCTAATTGCAAAGAgttattgttaatttttattttgatgatttagaTGTAGATTGAGCAAAATTTGACCTGATTTGAGTGCTTAATTAAACCACCTTTTGTTTGGGGAAATGGGGTGACCACTGTCATGTATGGGATCAGGCATGAAGGAGATGgttatatttcaaaaacaaatttttatttttccatagGGTAAATATGTTTTGCTAGACTTATGTATGCAACCATCAAATATATTCTTTTGAAgaagatatgatttgatttgggGTGTGTTTGTTGCATTGAAAGTATATTTTTTTGGGGAActgttttcattgatttttggtGTTTGCCACTTGGTGGTCAACCTGAAAAGTTGTCAATGAAATCTCGGCAGCATGAAAGATAGAAAATGAAGCTCCCTgctagaaaagagaaaagtgtTTTCCAAGTAAAATGAGCTAAGTCTAGTGTTAATATGACAAGGCTGAGGACAAGTGcacctctctcctcctttaCATTCTAATGCATACATAAGAATTTGTGATTCTGGTCTTGATGCCAATGAACATATAGTAGCTAGTATGACACTAGGTAATCATCAGTTGTGGGCTGGTCTGTCAGGCAACTTGTAAATAAGAGATTGATTGGACTTTCCATTAGGGTGATGAGCTGGAAATGATAAGTTCTTGTCCAATGTGCTAGGTTGGTCTTTGGTGAGTTAAGAAGTGTCTGATTTGCATTTGTTCCCCCATATGCCAAACATAGCAAATAAACTTGAGAGCTCTATTTGGCTTTTTGACCTGATCATTGATTAACAATGTCGTGAAGTTGAGATTTGGAAAAGTCGGCAATGGATTATTGTTTTGTTTCGAGTTGATTCACAAAGTTCAAAAGTCAATGTTAAAATGACAATGCTTTtgaccttctttttttttaggtctAGTAcctatttcaactttttaaaaGTCAAGTTAGTATGTTGACTCTTGTGACTTAttcatattctttctttttcatttctcttttggcTTTGAATTCAGGTGCTCAACTCTCTCTTCGCTCACAACCAAAGTGCTCGCCTCTCTCTTCACTCAAAAGGTGTCAATTGTCCCACCTCAAACTCAGGTTCTTTCACTTCTATTTCttatgtttctgttctttttctccACTTACGTATCCAGCTTGGTGTGCTCTTTCATGGGTTCATATGAAttacattttaatttatttgtagTGTCCCTTGTTTTGTTTTCGTAGTTaacattatatattttcatttttcaaatgtgtttgtattcattttattgaaagatggcaagttcatcaaaggaaaaagcATATTGGAGCCCTGAAGATGTAGAAACTTTTTGTCGATtatgcattgaacaaattgaaaaaggtaATCGTCCTGCGAGCAACAAAAGGGATGGATGGACAAATATAATTAACAAGTTTGAAGAGTTGAGAGGAAAAAAgtataataaaaatcaaatgaagagtaaatgGGATAATTtaaaggaagaatggaaaaaatgGAAGCAATTGGTTCAAAAAGAAACAGGACTAGGATGGGatccaaggaagaaaaccattgaCGCAAGTGACGAATGGTGGGAGAGAAAAATTcaggtatttatttaatcttttgttattttgttattttatttgtaagttcatattttataatacaactcctaaaaatattttattataacaGGTCAATTCTAAGCTTAGAGTCTTTCGAACAAAAGGCATACATCCGGATATTGAAGTTTTGTTAGATCAAATGTTCCAGGGTACAGTTGTTACTGGAAGTGTTATCGGGAATCCTGCACAAGGTTTATGTAATAATGAAAATGTTGAAACCACACAAGCTGATATTGGTGATTGTGCAGGATCTACCGATGATACTTTAGAGCATGATGTACGTGAAATAAATGCCCAACCAAGTCAAAGTAAAAGCCATAAAAGAACGGGAGAAAGTTCAACGAAAGAAGCTCAagcaaagagaggaaaaaaattgaccgAATCTGATAAGTTAGCATCACAAATTGATAGACTTTGTTCAGCTATTGAAAGTAGAAGCAATGCAACATCGATTGTAAGGGAGTTTGATCCTTACAAAGAAATTGTGCAAATATTGAAAGCCATACCTGAGATTAAGCAAGACAGAAAGTTATTCTTCTTTGCACTCTCTCATTTTGCTGAAAAGAAAGACAACAGACAGATTTTTATGAActtggatgaagatgaagaaaaagttgAGTGGTTGAAGTATAAGTTGGAAGAGCATAATAGTCGTCACTAGAATACTAGTTACTTCTTTTAGCTCTTTCATATTTCTATATTGTAATGTGAAACTTATTTTCGATTGCTAATTTGCACTACTTGTGAACTCTTCTTCTGATTATGTCATAATGTGAGACATGTGTGTTCGGTTTGTGTTATTTCGATTTGGTGaagtttgcatatatatattatggatAATAATTGTTCCATTGATAGATGATTATTTATCACTTTTCTTACTGTTTTGTTACTTTAAACAGATATAGACGATTTTTCTTAAAGAGAAATCTATGAAAAAAAGGACGAGGAATTCAATCAACTTGTGGAAATTACTCAAGTTATAATCGTTTATCAAGCAATATATAGTTATAAAAAGTCTTGTAAGACATTATCATATACAGGATATGCATGGTTAGAAGAGTTGACGGGCGGAGATGTTAATCCAATAATATGTTAtcaaatgtttaaaattgataagattatatttaataatttaatgcatGATTTAGTAACACGCTATGAACTTGAAGGAACTAGGAATATTGATATTAGAAAaatgtttgaaatattttttcatattttaggacACGATATAGGTAGCAAGATACAATATAGGTAACAGGTTAACACAAGAGCGCTTTCAACACTCTGAGAAACTATAAGTAGGTATTTTAGCTTAATATTACACAAAGTATGTgaaatgtgaaaagatttaatCCAACTAGCTGATTGGCAATTTATGGATGTtcaagagaagataaaaaataattgaagattttatccatattttaaggtatGTGTTTGAGCTTGTCAGCTTGAATGGACCCAACAAGCCACCACCCCCATGATCAGGTTTACTCTTACTTAAGTATCTAATCGttgggcataaaaaaaaaaaaaaacaaacaaaccatTTTCAATGAAGTATCAAAGGGGCTAGTACAGGCTATCtcttttatgcaaaaaaaaccGAGAattaggctctatttgtttttgcagaaatacaatatttctgaaaaatatttttatggaagtcattttttcaggaaaacaataatattttttgatattttgtcGACATCTGAAaaagaactagaaaatattttctattatttggcaagaaaaaatttatttgattttcctaaatagaCATATTAATCGAGTATTGGCGACTTGCACATGGATCGACACAGATCCTAACACGAGCACCGTGGTCTCAAGCCTAAATCCCTGACTACAAGCACAAGCATCAGTCTTGGATTCGCCAAAATCGAGCTCAACAACTCAATGCTTGTGCCCAGCTCACCAACACCCTGGCCAAAGTCTATGGAGGCCAAGCCCGGTTTCCTAGCACTTAGGCCTAAATCCATCGAGGCCAAGCCCCTAACCTCGGCACTCAAGACTAAGACCCCTTCACCCTAGCTTAGGTCAATTGAGGCTAGATTTGGGACTTCAGTATTGGTGTGGGCGGTTGAGGTCCCAGGCACAAGCTCAACCTTAATGGACATGGGCCGAGGACCCAAGCACAAGCACTAGTGTGACCTCTTGGTTTAACTTACTTGAGATATTGTCCATCTTGGTTCATCTCATACTCAATCTCACAGTTAGGTCCTTTAACATACAAGCAGAAGGTCACCCATCTTGGTAGTGCTTTAACATGAGCAtactcaacttttttttgtcgGCTAAAAACTGAGCATGTTTAACTTGCTATTACGTCAAAAGACCCATCCATAAGTTAATTCTAGTTTTTACATATAAATCCTAGGCATGCTCTCCCCTATTCGACGTGTAATTCAGTTCATCTTTGCCCCATTCACCATCCTAGGAGTATACTAGGAGATATTCCTTATTTAAGCCATTTGACTCCAGTAACCACTCCTTGTCCTCATCAAGCCGAGTTGTTACAACCGAGGTCTTAAGCTCAACCTCAATGGACTCGAGCATGGTAACTAGGATCTCAGGTACAACTTCAATAAACTTGGGCCAGGACATCGAGATCTCAAGCTTGACCTCAATGGACCAGGGCTCAATCTTTAAGGACCTAGCCCTGTTCTCTAGTCCCGGCCCCACTACTAATGGCCTAGTTACATGTATTAGGCTTTTTGTGCTCAAGCATAGAATTTTTGGTCCAAGTGTCAATATGTAGTCATACTTTGGccaaaaattgtcaattttttaaagaggaaatcattttcctaaatctAAGCCTCTATTCGTTTCACAGataataattttcaagaaaacacttttcaaattttctcgTATTCATTTCCATGAACTAGTTGTGGGAAACATTTTCcaccaaggaaaaaaattcttctaaaaaggggaaaatgtttttcacttacgggaaagaggaaaacaatttccatatctttttcacctcactttctttcaataaatatattttcattttatttttattgtttcttttctttttcatttctcgtttttttttttaaatgtgtcttaattattctttattctttttttttcctttttctttctttttcttttccttctactTTGGTTTGGCCAGTCGTTGGGGCCGGTGACGAGCCACTAGCGATCGTAGCTCTCCAAATCAGTAACACTCGAGTGGTGCTAGATGACGGCAAGGTGGAGCCTTGCGGATCGCGGCACCCAAGCGTCGCCCGAGAGGTCACGGGGCTTGGGCCTTGTAGATCGATGTCGCCCGAGCATTGCAAGAATGCAACAAGGCTTGGGCCTTGCCAAATCGGCGATGCTCAAGTGTCACCAAAGGGTGGCGTGGCCCGAGGTGGCACTCACTGGCaaccaaggaaaagaaaaggaaaaaaggaaaggaaagaaaagaagaataaaaaataatttcaatttcaatttttaaaaaatatataataaaaataaaaacaaaaacaaaaaaataatcaaagaagtgtgtggaggaaaatcaaatcagatactaaacaatgaaaatcattttccacttcaatttcaagtttctaCCTAACgtcagaaaatattgtcattttcttggaaaatgacttttaggaaaatattttccggaaacattatatttttcacgaaatgaaCGAAGTCTTAAGCCTTAATATAAGATCTTTTTCATTGACCCATTTTTCTAGGCAATCCAAATACTCtgaaataagaatatttttaacGAAACAAACAACACGGTGAAATTTtaacacacatatatatatattctgtAATTTATGTACGTGACATAACATTTTCAATAACTGAACCTCTTAGGGTATTCCGATCATTTGTCCCGCTCCCAAGACTTAAGTTTTTTGTTTCTGCCACCGTTTATTAACAGATTATTGAACATCTACTAAATTTCTGTTTGAATCCGCGCACATAATCTTTTGGCGTGTCGGAACGATTTTTTCCACACCGGTTTCTCAGTTCCGGATCGTCCCACGGGCCATGGACCATGGTCAATGAAAACCCTAATCCAAGCCAACTTCCAAATCGTTACGATCTGTTCACAAGCCACTCACGAAAAAGGGAGGAACATCTGGGGACATTCCGAAGTTAAACTTGACAATCTATGCACGTGAAGACTCCTGTCCAGTGACACTGCACCTATCCACGACACCCGCGTTTGAAACATCGTCAAAGCACACCAACACAGAAGGATACAGCTTCCCTAGTAAGCCGATTGCTTTCCTCTAACGGCAATGGAGA
The window above is part of the Eucalyptus grandis isolate ANBG69807.140 chromosome 6, ASM1654582v1, whole genome shotgun sequence genome. Proteins encoded here:
- the LOC104448767 gene encoding L10-interacting MYB domain-containing protein-like encodes the protein MASSSKEKAYWSPEDVETFCRLCIEQIEKGNRPASNKRDGWTNIINKFEELRGKKYNKNQMKSKWDNLKEEWKKWKQLVQKETGLGWDPRKKTIDASDEWWERKIQVNSKLRVFRTKGIHPDIEVLLDQMFQGTVVTGSVIGNPAQGLCNNENVETTQADIGDCAGSTDDTLEHDVREINAQPSQSKSHKRTGESSTKEAQAKRGKKLTESDKLASQIDRLCSAIESRSNATSIVREFDPYKEIVQILKAIPEIKQDRKLFFFALSHFAEKKDNRQIFMNLDEDEEKVEWLKYKLEEHNSRH